One genomic segment of Streptomyces sp. TLI_146 includes these proteins:
- a CDS encoding glycosyltransferase family 4 protein — translation MSQLRTVQVLDGGSAGSSAHVRSLAAGLAARGVRVTVCAPAALEREFDFQGAGAHFVPVPRRGDPVAVGALRAVCAGADVVHAHGLHAAVRTAFALGRRPIPLVVTWHTLPQALRSGRAGGTPLHAEGARGGMLRVLERRAARAAAVVLGTSSDLVDRARRRGARDARLAAIAVPAPRTPVPDGKARAELGAVDRPLLMAVGSLVEHRGYDVLLDAAHRWKALDPVPLLAIAGEGGQRAALQRRIEAEALPVKLLGRRDDVTELLAAADAAVLASRWEGRSLLAQEALRLGVPLVATAVGGVPELVGDAAELVPYGDAAALGDAVARLLADPGRRRELAEAGLVQAADWPTEDETVAQVLSVYDELTQRNGW, via the coding sequence GTGTCACAGCTGCGTACGGTCCAAGTGCTGGACGGCGGCAGCGCGGGCAGCAGCGCGCACGTGCGCTCGCTGGCGGCGGGCCTCGCCGCGCGGGGCGTGCGGGTCACCGTCTGCGCCCCCGCCGCGCTTGAGCGGGAGTTCGACTTCCAGGGCGCGGGTGCCCACTTCGTCCCGGTGCCCCGGCGCGGCGATCCGGTGGCGGTCGGCGCCCTGCGGGCGGTCTGCGCGGGCGCGGACGTGGTGCACGCCCACGGGCTGCACGCGGCCGTACGGACGGCCTTCGCCCTGGGCCGGCGCCCGATCCCGCTGGTCGTCACCTGGCACACCCTCCCTCAAGCTCTCCGCTCCGGTCGAGCAGGGGGGACCCCCCTCCATGCCGAGGGCGCCCGGGGCGGGATGCTGCGGGTGCTGGAGCGGCGGGCGGCCCGGGCGGCCGCCGTGGTGCTCGGCACCTCCTCCGACCTGGTCGACCGGGCCCGGCGGCGCGGCGCCCGGGACGCCCGGCTCGCCGCCATCGCGGTGCCCGCGCCCCGTACGCCCGTCCCGGACGGCAAGGCGCGGGCCGAACTGGGCGCCGTGGACCGGCCGTTGCTGATGGCGGTCGGGAGTCTGGTCGAGCACCGGGGGTACGACGTGCTCCTGGACGCCGCCCACCGCTGGAAGGCGCTCGACCCCGTACCGCTGCTGGCGATCGCGGGGGAGGGCGGGCAGCGGGCCGCACTCCAGCGGCGCATCGAGGCCGAGGCGCTGCCCGTGAAGCTGCTCGGGCGGCGCGACGACGTCACCGAGCTCCTGGCCGCCGCCGACGCGGCCGTGCTCGCCAGCCGCTGGGAGGGGCGCTCGCTGCTGGCCCAGGAGGCGCTGCGGCTCGGGGTGCCGCTGGTCGCCACCGCCGTGGGCGGGGTGCCGGAGCTCGTCGGGGACGCGGCCGAGCTGGTGCCGTACGGGGACGCGGCGGCGCTCGGGGACGCCGTGGCGCGGCTCCTCGCCGACCCCGGGCGGCGCCGCGAGCTCGCCGAGGCCGGGCTCGTACAGGCGGCGGACTGGCCGACCGAGGACGAGACGGTCGCCCAAGTGCTCAGCGTCTACGACGAGTTGACGCAGCGCAACGGATGGTGA